A region from the Vicia villosa cultivar HV-30 ecotype Madison, WI linkage group LG3, Vvil1.0, whole genome shotgun sequence genome encodes:
- the LOC131655836 gene encoding uncharacterized protein LOC131655836 isoform X1, which produces MVSILKFRRANSYGASRHCHFEGRSRTLGENEKLCRVGLFWDLDNKPPNSIPPYEVANKLRIAAASFGVVRHMVAYANSHTFSIVPRVVRESRKEKELLYSLENKGVIKRNEPHLCRVCGRKFYTNEKLVNHFKQLHEREHAKRVNQIESARGSRKVKLVGKYSMKMDKYKKAARTVLTPKVGYGLADELKRAGFWVQTVLDRPQAADVALQKHMVDMMDHRRVECVVLVSDDSDFVDVIKEAKLRCLKTVVIGDYSSDGVLKRTADTAFSWEEILMGKAKKEAISVVENWKDRDVLKRLEWTYNLDVDKKKLNLDDTVSEASGDDDIEDICNEIDNDYKDDRGSWWKLDSDDNDVTNG; this is translated from the coding sequence atggtttcaaTCCTCAAATTCCGTAGAGCCAATTCATATGGTGCTTCGAGACATTGTCATTTTGAGGGGCGTAGTAGGACTTTGGGTGAAAATGAGAAACTATGTAGGGTAGGGCTTTTCTGGGATTTGGATAACAAACCACCCAATTCAATTCCACCTTATGAAGTTGCCAATAAGCTCAGAATTGCTGCAGCTTCCTTCGGTGTTGTTCGCCATATGGTGGCCTATGCAAATAGCCACACCTTTAGCATTGTCCCTCGTGTTGTTCGGGAGAGTCGGAAAGAGAAAGAATTGTTGTATAGTTTGGAGAATAAGGGTGTGATCAAGCGTAATGAGCCTCATCTTTGTCGTGTTTGTGGGAGAAAATTTTATACGAATGAAAAGCTTGTTAACCATTTCAAGCAGCTGCATGAGCGTGAGCACGCAAAAAGGGTGAATCAGATAGAGTCGGCTAGAGGGAGTAGGAAAGTGAAATTGGTGGGGAAGTATTCTATGAAAATGGACAAGTATAAGAAAGCTGCAAGGACTGTTCTTACTCCGAAAGTTGGGTATGGTTTGGCTGATGAGCTTAAACGAGCGGGGTTTTGGGTTCAAACTGTGTTGGATAGGCCGCAAGCTGCAGATGTTGCGCTGCAAAAGCATATGGTGGATATGATGGATCATAGGCGGGTCGAGTGCGTGGTCCTTGTATCAGATGATTCAGATTTTGTTGATGTAATAAAGGAAGCAAAGTTGCGATGTCTCAAGACTGTTGTTATTGGGGATTATAGTAGTGACGGAGTCTTGAAAAGAACGGCTGATACTGCGTTTTCTTGGGAGGAAATTTTGATGGGGAAGGCTAAGAAGGAGGCTATATCGGTTGTGGAAAATTGGAAAGATCGTGATGTATTGAAAAGGTTGGAGTGGACATATAACCTGGATGTCGATAAAAAGAAACTTAACCTGGATGATACAGTTTCTGAAGCATCCGGGGATGATGATATTGAAGATATCTGTAATGAAATTGATAATGACTATAAGGATGACAGAGGTTCTTGGTGGAAATTAGACTCTGACGATAATGATGTTACAAATGGATAA
- the LOC131655836 gene encoding uncharacterized protein LOC131655836 isoform X2, with protein sequence MVAYANSHTFSIVPRVVRESRKEKELLYSLENKGVIKRNEPHLCRVCGRKFYTNEKLVNHFKQLHEREHAKRVNQIESARGSRKVKLVGKYSMKMDKYKKAARTVLTPKVGYGLADELKRAGFWVQTVLDRPQAADVALQKHMVDMMDHRRVECVVLVSDDSDFVDVIKEAKLRCLKTVVIGDYSSDGVLKRTADTAFSWEEILMGKAKKEAISVVENWKDRDVLKRLEWTYNLDVDKKKLNLDDTVSEASGDDDIEDICNEIDNDYKDDRGSWWKLDSDDNDVTNG encoded by the coding sequence ATGGTGGCCTATGCAAATAGCCACACCTTTAGCATTGTCCCTCGTGTTGTTCGGGAGAGTCGGAAAGAGAAAGAATTGTTGTATAGTTTGGAGAATAAGGGTGTGATCAAGCGTAATGAGCCTCATCTTTGTCGTGTTTGTGGGAGAAAATTTTATACGAATGAAAAGCTTGTTAACCATTTCAAGCAGCTGCATGAGCGTGAGCACGCAAAAAGGGTGAATCAGATAGAGTCGGCTAGAGGGAGTAGGAAAGTGAAATTGGTGGGGAAGTATTCTATGAAAATGGACAAGTATAAGAAAGCTGCAAGGACTGTTCTTACTCCGAAAGTTGGGTATGGTTTGGCTGATGAGCTTAAACGAGCGGGGTTTTGGGTTCAAACTGTGTTGGATAGGCCGCAAGCTGCAGATGTTGCGCTGCAAAAGCATATGGTGGATATGATGGATCATAGGCGGGTCGAGTGCGTGGTCCTTGTATCAGATGATTCAGATTTTGTTGATGTAATAAAGGAAGCAAAGTTGCGATGTCTCAAGACTGTTGTTATTGGGGATTATAGTAGTGACGGAGTCTTGAAAAGAACGGCTGATACTGCGTTTTCTTGGGAGGAAATTTTGATGGGGAAGGCTAAGAAGGAGGCTATATCGGTTGTGGAAAATTGGAAAGATCGTGATGTATTGAAAAGGTTGGAGTGGACATATAACCTGGATGTCGATAAAAAGAAACTTAACCTGGATGATACAGTTTCTGAAGCATCCGGGGATGATGATATTGAAGATATCTGTAATGAAATTGATAATGACTATAAGGATGACAGAGGTTCTTGGTGGAAATTAGACTCTGACGATAATGATGTTACAAATGGATAA
- the LOC131655837 gene encoding cysteine proteinase inhibitor 10-like, which yields MMAVNIAILITSLLCILSTASCGRVIVGAKTEITDVRTNKEVQELGRFAVEEYNYKQSNGGGEMLKFVEVVEAQKQVVSGMKYYLNISAVDRNGVHRMFTSVVVVKPWLQYKKVVHFGDSSTFHQLQRTSM from the coding sequence ATGATGGCTGTGAATATTGCAATCCTTATAACCAGCTTGCTCTGTATCCTCTCAACGGCGTCGTGTGGGCGGGTGATAGTTGGGGCAAAGACGGAGATTACTGACGTGAGGACAAACAAGGAGGTGCAGGAGCTTGGGAGGTTTGCTGTAGAGGAGTACAACTACAAACAAAGCAACGGCGGCGGAGAGATGTTGAAGTTTGTGGAGGTGGTGGAGGCGCAGAAGCAAGTGGTGTCAGGGATGAAGTATTATCTTAATATTTCAGCCGTTGATCGTAATGGTGTTCATAGAATGTTTACTTCTGTTGTGGTGGTCAAGCCGTGGCTGCAGTACAAAAAGGTTGTCCATTTTGGGGATTCATCTACCTTCCACCAACTACAACGTACAAGTATGTAA